In Halosegnis marinus, one genomic interval encodes:
- the dph5 gene encoding diphthine synthase translates to MLTFVGLGLWDEDSITVEGRDALRAADRVFAEFYTSRLMGTDVESLADHHGVDIEVRDRVGVEQEPEPVLDAAAAGDAVFLTAGDTMISTTHVDLRLRAHDRGVETRVIHGTTAEAAAASLTGLQNYRFGKATTLPFPYAHGADTVPGSVCDVLDDNRERGLHTLVYLDIKQERGEYMTADVAADLLAEGYGDVLAVAVCRAGSPDPRVEADRLSALAERDFGDPLHLLVVPGDLHHIESDALRALAGAPDDITEPV, encoded by the coding sequence ATGCTCACGTTCGTCGGCCTCGGCCTGTGGGACGAGGACTCGATAACCGTCGAGGGCCGCGATGCGCTCCGCGCTGCCGACCGCGTCTTCGCGGAGTTCTACACCTCGCGGCTGATGGGAACCGACGTCGAGTCGCTCGCCGACCACCACGGCGTCGATATCGAGGTTCGCGACCGCGTCGGGGTCGAACAGGAACCGGAACCGGTACTCGACGCCGCGGCGGCCGGCGACGCCGTCTTCCTCACCGCCGGGGACACGATGATATCGACCACGCACGTCGACCTGCGGCTCCGCGCGCACGACCGCGGGGTCGAGACACGGGTGATACACGGGACGACCGCGGAGGCCGCCGCGGCCTCGCTCACCGGCCTCCAGAACTACCGCTTCGGGAAGGCGACGACGCTCCCGTTCCCGTACGCCCACGGGGCCGACACGGTCCCGGGGTCGGTGTGCGACGTCCTCGACGACAACCGCGAGCGCGGCCTCCACACGCTCGTCTACCTCGACATCAAACAGGAGCGCGGCGAGTACATGACCGCCGATGTCGCGGCCGACCTGCTCGCCGAGGGGTACGGGGACGTCCTCGCCGTCGCGGTGTGTCGGGCCGGCTCCCCCGACCCGCGCGTCGAGGCGGACCGCCTGAGCGCGCTCGCCGAGCGCGACTTCGGCGACCCGCTCCACCTGCTGGTGGTGCCGGGCGACCTCCACCACATCGAGTCCGACGCGCTCCGGGCGCTCGCGGGCGCACCCGACGACATCACGGAGCCGGTCTGA
- the artA gene encoding archaeosortase A → MATSLLTTVLAWVVVVAFAGGVLLPRYDARAGRLVTAGAWVVFGVFWGTLVPHFWFAKASFIEAGLSVVAVPACAYTGYLLYRGRDSLFVLSRAVAVMGVIYLPATTLDPLFEPLIELVAVQAQWGIELLGYDPVIVGNGEGVDSVILFNPGTDAARSTEILLACTGLGSIAILAGLILAVDASRERKAKALLVSVPTIWVLNIVRNVFIAAAFGAQWFQVFVPQVIGVFGATGSSPELASYYIADKVLAQSASVVALVAILLAVLRYVPELKAVVADVLYLVTGTEYDLGGGDPPQGGALADGGKNEE, encoded by the coding sequence ATGGCTACGTCCCTCCTGACGACGGTCCTCGCGTGGGTCGTCGTCGTCGCCTTCGCCGGCGGCGTCCTCCTCCCGCGCTACGACGCCCGGGCCGGCCGCCTCGTCACGGCCGGCGCGTGGGTCGTCTTCGGCGTCTTCTGGGGGACGCTGGTCCCGCACTTCTGGTTCGCGAAGGCCTCCTTCATCGAGGCGGGCCTCTCGGTCGTCGCCGTCCCCGCGTGTGCGTACACCGGCTACCTCCTCTACCGCGGGCGCGACTCGCTGTTCGTCCTCTCGCGAGCCGTCGCCGTCATGGGCGTCATCTACCTCCCCGCGACGACGCTCGACCCGCTGTTCGAGCCGCTCATCGAACTCGTCGCCGTCCAGGCACAGTGGGGCATCGAGCTGCTGGGCTACGACCCGGTAATCGTCGGCAACGGCGAGGGCGTCGACAGCGTCATCCTGTTCAACCCCGGGACGGACGCGGCGCGCTCGACGGAGATACTGCTCGCCTGCACGGGACTGGGGAGCATCGCCATCCTCGCGGGACTGATTCTCGCCGTGGACGCTTCCCGCGAGCGGAAGGCGAAGGCGCTGCTCGTCTCCGTGCCGACCATCTGGGTGCTCAACATCGTCCGCAACGTCTTCATCGCGGCGGCGTTCGGCGCGCAGTGGTTCCAGGTGTTCGTCCCGCAGGTCATCGGGGTGTTCGGCGCGACCGGCTCCAGCCCCGAGCTCGCCTCCTACTACATCGCGGACAAGGTACTCGCCCAGTCGGCGTCCGTGGTCGCGCTCGTGGCCATCCTCCTCGCCGTGCTCCGCTACGTCCCCGAGCTGAAGGCCGTCGTGGCCGATGTCCTCTACCTCGTCACCGGAACCGAGTACGACCTCGGCGGCGGCGACCCGCCGCAGGGCGGCGCGCTCGCCGACGGCGGGAAGAACGAGGAGTAA